The Xiphophorus hellerii strain 12219 chromosome 22, Xiphophorus_hellerii-4.1, whole genome shotgun sequence genome has a window encoding:
- the LOC116713444 gene encoding zinc finger protein 721-like isoform X2 yields MTDAGCWEPDRIQLDLLMPTDKTSGRGDSSNTFFIETVFGKHVPRSVCVNPEPTIIVFPADVKQMLMVKEETTEDQKPNVDLHDRKPYHIKEEEERVCISQGEELQNVKEEIESAIKSEDDKQSPLLSQLCQDQIKDREPPEDNNGGESIKTEDHQNGSRSLECEDTKKDEEDDDVELKHLSDSGLKTKVIDRDPESDGKLVNKPNSEIGSPGLMDITKCFTQNKNGGSQRKIKIGEKFSCEVCGKTFIEKQNLNIHMRIHTEENFFYCHLCGRRFTDESRLNKHTRIHTGQKPFCCDVCGNKFSRKAHLHSHMRMHTGQKPFCCDLCGHRFTEKSNLNRHKRIHAGQKTFCCDLCGHSFNQKQHLNTHMLIHTGQKPFCCEICGHGFNQKSSLNTHMRTHTGQKPFCCDICGHKFSRKAHLNTHMRIHTGQKPFCCEVCGNKFTEKSNLNRHMRIHARQKTFCCDLCGHKFNQKQHLNTHMLIHTGQKPFCCEICGHSFDKKSSLNAHMRIHTSQKPCCCDVCGHKFSRKAHLNTHMRIHTGQKPFCCDVCGHKFSDKSNRNKHMRIHTRQKILFCDLKQDRNLSAVNSVDTNVLEIESAIKSEDDKQPPLLSQFYQDQNKDRELPEENDAGESIKTEDHQNGSRSLECEDIKKEEEEDDDIELKHLSDSGLKTTGMDRDPESDGDLVNKPNSEMGSSGLMDMKKCFTMNKNGDSQRKVKTGEKFSCEDCGKTFIKKHNLDIHMRIHRGETFFCCHLCGCRFTDESRLNKHTRIHTGQKPFCCVVCGNKFSRKAHLNTHMRIHTGQKPFCCDICGHKFTDQSNRNKHMRIHTRQKILSCDLKQDGNLSVMNSVDTNVLEIESAIKSEDDKLCPLLSQFYQDQNKDRELPEENNGGQSIKIEDHQNGSRSVECEDIKKDEEDDDVELKLLSDSELKTTGMDRDPESDGDLVNKPKSEMGSPGLMDVKECLTENKHFDSQRRVKTGNKFSCEDCGKTFIKKHNLNIHLRIHTGQKPFCCEICGHTFNQKSNLNTHMRIHKGEKSFCCHLCGRRFTDESRLNTHTRIHTGRKPFCCDLCGHRFNDKSSLSKHTKIHTGQKPFCCDVCGNKFSRKAHLDSHMRIHTGQKPFCCDLCGHRFTEKSSLNKHMRIHTGQKTFCCDVCGRRFTEKSNLNKHMKIHTGQKAFCCDVCGRRFTEKSNLTKHMRIHNGQKPFCCDLCGHRFRQKQHFDKHMLIHAGQKPFCCETCGHSFTDKSVFKRHRRIHTGRKPFCCDVCGHKFTEKSNLTKHMRIHTRQKTLCYDLK; encoded by the exons ACTGACGCTGGTTGTTGGGAGCCGGATCGCATCCAGCTGGACTTATTGATGCCTACAGACAAGACCTCTGGAAGAGGAGATTCCtccaacaccttcttcatcgaGACAGTTTTCGGAAAGCACGTCCCTCGATCTGTCTGTGTGAACCCTGAGCCCACCATCATTG TGTTTCCTGCAGATGTTAAGCAGATGCTGATGGTTAAAGAAGAAACCACAGAAGACCAAAAACCTAATGTGGACCTGCATGACCGAAAGCCCTACCACataaaggaggaagaggagagagtcTGCATCAGTCAGGGGGAAGAGCTGCAAAATGTGAAGGAGGAGATAGAAAGTGCCATAAAGAGTGAGGATGATAAACAGTCCCCTCTGCTCTCACAGCTTTGTCAAGACCAAATAAAAGACAGAGAACCTCCAGAAGATAACAATGGAGGAGAATCCATCAAGACGGAAGATCATCAAAATGGTTCCAGGTCCTTAGAATGTGAAGACACCAAGAAGGATGAAGAGGACGATGATGTAGAACTGAAACACTTGTCAGACTCTGGACTGAAAACTAAAGTCATAGACAGAGATCCTGAGTCAGATGGAAAACTTGTTAACAAACCAAATTCAGAAATAGGGTCTCCAGGGCTAATGgatattacaaaatgttttacacagaACAAAAATGGTGGCTCACAAAGGAAGATCAAAATAGGAGAGAAGTTTAGTTGTGAAGTCTGTggcaaaacatttattgaaaaacagaatttaaacatacacatgagaatccacacagaagagaattttttttactgtcatcTCTGTGGACGTAGATTTACTGATGAATCAagattaaacaaacacacaagaatCCACACAGGACAAAAGCCTTTCTGTTGTGACGTATGTGGAAACAAATTTAGCCGAAAAGcacatttacactcacacatgagAATGCACACGGGACAGAAACCTTTCTGTTGCGACCTATGTGGACATAGATTTACggaaaaatcaaatttaaatagGCACAAGAGAATCCACGCAGGACAGAAAACTTTCTGTTGTGATCTTTGTGGACAtagttttaaccaaaaacaacatttaaacacacataTGTTAATCCACACAGGACAGAAGCCTTTCTGTTGTGAAATCTGTGGACATGGCTTTAACCAGAAATCTAGTTTAAACACCCACATGAGAACCCACACAGGACAGAAACCCTTCTGTTGTGATATCTGTGGACATAAATTTAGCCGAAAAGcacatttaaacacacacatgagaatccacacaggACAGAAACCCTTTTGTTGTGAAGTTTGTGGAAacaaatttactgaaaaatctAACTTAAATAGACACATGAGAATCCATGCAAGACAGAAAACTTTCTGTTGTGATCTTTGTGGACataaatttaaccaaaaacaacatttaaacacacacatgttAATTCACACAGGACAGAAGCCTTTCTGTTGTGAAATCTGTGGACATAGCTTTGACAAGAAATCTAGTTTAAACGCacacatgagaatccacacaAGTCAGAAACCTTGCTGTTGTGATGTCTGTGGACATAAATTTAGCCGAAAAGcacatttaaacacacacatgagaatccacacaggACAGAAGCCCTTCTGTTGTGACGTTTGTGGACATAAATTCAGTGATAAATCAAATCGAAATAAacacatgagaatccacacaagacagaaaatcttattttgtgATCTTAAACAGGACAGAAACCTTTCTGCTGTGAACTCTGTTGACACAAATGTACTGGAGATAGAAAGTGCCATAAAGAGTGAGGATGATAAACAGCCCCCTCTGCTTTCACAGTTTTATCAAGACCAAAATAAAGACAGAGAACTTCCAGAAGAAAACGATGCAGGAGAATCCATCAAGACGGAAGATCATCAAAATGGTTCCAGGTCCTTAGAGTGTGAAGACAtcaagaaagaagaagaagaggacgATGATATAGAGCTGAAACACTTGTCAGACTCTGGACTGAAAACTACAGGCATGGACAGAGATCCTGAGTCAGATGGAGACCTTGTTAACAAACCAAATTCAGAAATGGGATCTTCAGGGTTGATGGATATGAAGAAGTGTTTTACAATGAACAAAAATGGTGACTCACAAAGGAAGGTCAAAACAGGAGAGAAGTTTAGCTGTGAAGACTGtggcaaaacatttattaaaaaacacaatttagaCATACACATGAGAATCCACAGAGGAGAGACATTTTTTTGCTGTCATCTCTGTGGATGTAGATTTACTGATGAATCAagattaaacaaacacacaagaatCCACACAGGACAGAAGCCTTTCTGTTGTGTTGTATGTGGAAACAAATTTAGCCGAAAAGcacatttaaacacacacatgagaatccacacaggACAGAAGCCCTTCTGTTGTGACATTTGTGGACATAAATTTACTGATCAATCAAATCGAAATAAacacatgagaatccacacaAGACAGAAAATCTTATCTTGTGATCTTAAACAGGACGGAAACCTTTCTGTTATGAACTCTGTGGACACAAATGTACTGGAGATAGAAAGTGCCATAAAGAGTGAGGATGATAAATTGTGCCCTCTGCTTTCACAGTTTTATCAAGACCAAAATAAAGACAGAGAACTTCCAGAAGAAAACAATGGAGGACAATCCATCAAGATAGAAGATCATCAAAATGGTTCGAGGTCTGTAGAGTGTGAAGACATCAAGAAAGATGAAGAGGACGATGATGTAGAGCTGAAACTCTTGTCAGACTCTGAACTGAAAACTACAGGCATGGACAGAGATCCTGAGTCAGATGGAGACCTTGTTAACAAACCAAAATCAGAAATGGGGTCTCCAGGGTTGATGGATGTGAAGGAATGTTTGACAGAGAACAAACATTTTGACTCACAAAGGAGGgtcaaaacaggaaacaagttTAGCTGTGAAGACTGtggcaaaacatttattaaaaaacacaatttaaacatACACTTGAGAATCCACACAGGACAGAAACCTTTCTGTTGTGAAATTTGTGGACATACATTTAaccaaaaatctaatttaaacacacacatgagAATCCACAAAGGAGAGAAATCTTTTTGTTGTCACCTCTGTGGACGTCGTTTTACTGATGAATCAagattaaacacacacacaagaatcCACACTGGACGGAAACCTTTCTGTTGTGATCTGTGTGGACATAGATTTAATGATAAATCAAGtttaagcaaacacacaaaaatccaCACAGGACAGAAGCCTTTCTGTTGTGACGTATGTGGTAACAAATTTAGCCGAAAAGCACATTTAGACTCacacatgagaatccacacaggACAGAAACCCTTCTGTTGTGACCTGTGTGGACATAGATTTACTgaaaaatcaagtttaaataaacacatgagaatccacacaggACAGAAAACTTTCTGTTGTGACGTCTGTGGACGTAGGTTTactgaaaaatctaatttaaataaacacatgaaaatCCACACAGGACAGAAAGCTTTCTGTTGTGACGTCTGTGGACGTAGGTTTACtgaaaaatcaaatttaactaAACATATGAGAATCCACAACGGACAGAAACCTTTTTGTTGTGATCTTTGTGGACATAGATTTCgccaaaaacagcattttgacAAACACATGTTAATCCACGCAGGACAGAAGCCTTTCTGTTGTGAAACCTGTGGACACAGTTTTACTGacaaatcagttttcaaaagaCACAGGAGAATCCACACAGGACGGAAACCTTTCTGTTGTGATGTATGTGGAcataaatttactgaaaaatcaaatttaactaaacacatgagaatccacacaAGACAGAAAACCTTATGTTATGATCTTAAATAG
- the LOC116713444 gene encoding zinc finger protein 721-like isoform X1 → MTCLIGVQTDAGCWEPDRIQLDLLMPTDKTSGRGDSSNTFFIETVFGKHVPRSVCVNPEPTIIVFPADVKQMLMVKEETTEDQKPNVDLHDRKPYHIKEEEERVCISQGEELQNVKEEIESAIKSEDDKQSPLLSQLCQDQIKDREPPEDNNGGESIKTEDHQNGSRSLECEDTKKDEEDDDVELKHLSDSGLKTKVIDRDPESDGKLVNKPNSEIGSPGLMDITKCFTQNKNGGSQRKIKIGEKFSCEVCGKTFIEKQNLNIHMRIHTEENFFYCHLCGRRFTDESRLNKHTRIHTGQKPFCCDVCGNKFSRKAHLHSHMRMHTGQKPFCCDLCGHRFTEKSNLNRHKRIHAGQKTFCCDLCGHSFNQKQHLNTHMLIHTGQKPFCCEICGHGFNQKSSLNTHMRTHTGQKPFCCDICGHKFSRKAHLNTHMRIHTGQKPFCCEVCGNKFTEKSNLNRHMRIHARQKTFCCDLCGHKFNQKQHLNTHMLIHTGQKPFCCEICGHSFDKKSSLNAHMRIHTSQKPCCCDVCGHKFSRKAHLNTHMRIHTGQKPFCCDVCGHKFSDKSNRNKHMRIHTRQKILFCDLKQDRNLSAVNSVDTNVLEIESAIKSEDDKQPPLLSQFYQDQNKDRELPEENDAGESIKTEDHQNGSRSLECEDIKKEEEEDDDIELKHLSDSGLKTTGMDRDPESDGDLVNKPNSEMGSSGLMDMKKCFTMNKNGDSQRKVKTGEKFSCEDCGKTFIKKHNLDIHMRIHRGETFFCCHLCGCRFTDESRLNKHTRIHTGQKPFCCVVCGNKFSRKAHLNTHMRIHTGQKPFCCDICGHKFTDQSNRNKHMRIHTRQKILSCDLKQDGNLSVMNSVDTNVLEIESAIKSEDDKLCPLLSQFYQDQNKDRELPEENNGGQSIKIEDHQNGSRSVECEDIKKDEEDDDVELKLLSDSELKTTGMDRDPESDGDLVNKPKSEMGSPGLMDVKECLTENKHFDSQRRVKTGNKFSCEDCGKTFIKKHNLNIHLRIHTGQKPFCCEICGHTFNQKSNLNTHMRIHKGEKSFCCHLCGRRFTDESRLNTHTRIHTGRKPFCCDLCGHRFNDKSSLSKHTKIHTGQKPFCCDVCGNKFSRKAHLDSHMRIHTGQKPFCCDLCGHRFTEKSSLNKHMRIHTGQKTFCCDVCGRRFTEKSNLNKHMKIHTGQKAFCCDVCGRRFTEKSNLTKHMRIHNGQKPFCCDLCGHRFRQKQHFDKHMLIHAGQKPFCCETCGHSFTDKSVFKRHRRIHTGRKPFCCDVCGHKFTEKSNLTKHMRIHTRQKTLCYDLK, encoded by the exons ATGACATGTTTGATTGGTGTTCAGACTGACGCTGGTTGTTGGGAGCCGGATCGCATCCAGCTGGACTTATTGATGCCTACAGACAAGACCTCTGGAAGAGGAGATTCCtccaacaccttcttcatcgaGACAGTTTTCGGAAAGCACGTCCCTCGATCTGTCTGTGTGAACCCTGAGCCCACCATCATTG TGTTTCCTGCAGATGTTAAGCAGATGCTGATGGTTAAAGAAGAAACCACAGAAGACCAAAAACCTAATGTGGACCTGCATGACCGAAAGCCCTACCACataaaggaggaagaggagagagtcTGCATCAGTCAGGGGGAAGAGCTGCAAAATGTGAAGGAGGAGATAGAAAGTGCCATAAAGAGTGAGGATGATAAACAGTCCCCTCTGCTCTCACAGCTTTGTCAAGACCAAATAAAAGACAGAGAACCTCCAGAAGATAACAATGGAGGAGAATCCATCAAGACGGAAGATCATCAAAATGGTTCCAGGTCCTTAGAATGTGAAGACACCAAGAAGGATGAAGAGGACGATGATGTAGAACTGAAACACTTGTCAGACTCTGGACTGAAAACTAAAGTCATAGACAGAGATCCTGAGTCAGATGGAAAACTTGTTAACAAACCAAATTCAGAAATAGGGTCTCCAGGGCTAATGgatattacaaaatgttttacacagaACAAAAATGGTGGCTCACAAAGGAAGATCAAAATAGGAGAGAAGTTTAGTTGTGAAGTCTGTggcaaaacatttattgaaaaacagaatttaaacatacacatgagaatccacacagaagagaattttttttactgtcatcTCTGTGGACGTAGATTTACTGATGAATCAagattaaacaaacacacaagaatCCACACAGGACAAAAGCCTTTCTGTTGTGACGTATGTGGAAACAAATTTAGCCGAAAAGcacatttacactcacacatgagAATGCACACGGGACAGAAACCTTTCTGTTGCGACCTATGTGGACATAGATTTACggaaaaatcaaatttaaatagGCACAAGAGAATCCACGCAGGACAGAAAACTTTCTGTTGTGATCTTTGTGGACAtagttttaaccaaaaacaacatttaaacacacataTGTTAATCCACACAGGACAGAAGCCTTTCTGTTGTGAAATCTGTGGACATGGCTTTAACCAGAAATCTAGTTTAAACACCCACATGAGAACCCACACAGGACAGAAACCCTTCTGTTGTGATATCTGTGGACATAAATTTAGCCGAAAAGcacatttaaacacacacatgagaatccacacaggACAGAAACCCTTTTGTTGTGAAGTTTGTGGAAacaaatttactgaaaaatctAACTTAAATAGACACATGAGAATCCATGCAAGACAGAAAACTTTCTGTTGTGATCTTTGTGGACataaatttaaccaaaaacaacatttaaacacacacatgttAATTCACACAGGACAGAAGCCTTTCTGTTGTGAAATCTGTGGACATAGCTTTGACAAGAAATCTAGTTTAAACGCacacatgagaatccacacaAGTCAGAAACCTTGCTGTTGTGATGTCTGTGGACATAAATTTAGCCGAAAAGcacatttaaacacacacatgagaatccacacaggACAGAAGCCCTTCTGTTGTGACGTTTGTGGACATAAATTCAGTGATAAATCAAATCGAAATAAacacatgagaatccacacaagacagaaaatcttattttgtgATCTTAAACAGGACAGAAACCTTTCTGCTGTGAACTCTGTTGACACAAATGTACTGGAGATAGAAAGTGCCATAAAGAGTGAGGATGATAAACAGCCCCCTCTGCTTTCACAGTTTTATCAAGACCAAAATAAAGACAGAGAACTTCCAGAAGAAAACGATGCAGGAGAATCCATCAAGACGGAAGATCATCAAAATGGTTCCAGGTCCTTAGAGTGTGAAGACAtcaagaaagaagaagaagaggacgATGATATAGAGCTGAAACACTTGTCAGACTCTGGACTGAAAACTACAGGCATGGACAGAGATCCTGAGTCAGATGGAGACCTTGTTAACAAACCAAATTCAGAAATGGGATCTTCAGGGTTGATGGATATGAAGAAGTGTTTTACAATGAACAAAAATGGTGACTCACAAAGGAAGGTCAAAACAGGAGAGAAGTTTAGCTGTGAAGACTGtggcaaaacatttattaaaaaacacaatttagaCATACACATGAGAATCCACAGAGGAGAGACATTTTTTTGCTGTCATCTCTGTGGATGTAGATTTACTGATGAATCAagattaaacaaacacacaagaatCCACACAGGACAGAAGCCTTTCTGTTGTGTTGTATGTGGAAACAAATTTAGCCGAAAAGcacatttaaacacacacatgagaatccacacaggACAGAAGCCCTTCTGTTGTGACATTTGTGGACATAAATTTACTGATCAATCAAATCGAAATAAacacatgagaatccacacaAGACAGAAAATCTTATCTTGTGATCTTAAACAGGACGGAAACCTTTCTGTTATGAACTCTGTGGACACAAATGTACTGGAGATAGAAAGTGCCATAAAGAGTGAGGATGATAAATTGTGCCCTCTGCTTTCACAGTTTTATCAAGACCAAAATAAAGACAGAGAACTTCCAGAAGAAAACAATGGAGGACAATCCATCAAGATAGAAGATCATCAAAATGGTTCGAGGTCTGTAGAGTGTGAAGACATCAAGAAAGATGAAGAGGACGATGATGTAGAGCTGAAACTCTTGTCAGACTCTGAACTGAAAACTACAGGCATGGACAGAGATCCTGAGTCAGATGGAGACCTTGTTAACAAACCAAAATCAGAAATGGGGTCTCCAGGGTTGATGGATGTGAAGGAATGTTTGACAGAGAACAAACATTTTGACTCACAAAGGAGGgtcaaaacaggaaacaagttTAGCTGTGAAGACTGtggcaaaacatttattaaaaaacacaatttaaacatACACTTGAGAATCCACACAGGACAGAAACCTTTCTGTTGTGAAATTTGTGGACATACATTTAaccaaaaatctaatttaaacacacacatgagAATCCACAAAGGAGAGAAATCTTTTTGTTGTCACCTCTGTGGACGTCGTTTTACTGATGAATCAagattaaacacacacacaagaatcCACACTGGACGGAAACCTTTCTGTTGTGATCTGTGTGGACATAGATTTAATGATAAATCAAGtttaagcaaacacacaaaaatccaCACAGGACAGAAGCCTTTCTGTTGTGACGTATGTGGTAACAAATTTAGCCGAAAAGCACATTTAGACTCacacatgagaatccacacaggACAGAAACCCTTCTGTTGTGACCTGTGTGGACATAGATTTACTgaaaaatcaagtttaaataaacacatgagaatccacacaggACAGAAAACTTTCTGTTGTGACGTCTGTGGACGTAGGTTTactgaaaaatctaatttaaataaacacatgaaaatCCACACAGGACAGAAAGCTTTCTGTTGTGACGTCTGTGGACGTAGGTTTACtgaaaaatcaaatttaactaAACATATGAGAATCCACAACGGACAGAAACCTTTTTGTTGTGATCTTTGTGGACATAGATTTCgccaaaaacagcattttgacAAACACATGTTAATCCACGCAGGACAGAAGCCTTTCTGTTGTGAAACCTGTGGACACAGTTTTACTGacaaatcagttttcaaaagaCACAGGAGAATCCACACAGGACGGAAACCTTTCTGTTGTGATGTATGTGGAcataaatttactgaaaaatcaaatttaactaaacacatgagaatccacacaAGACAGAAAACCTTATGTTATGATCTTAAATAG